One segment of Laspinema palackyanum D2c DNA contains the following:
- a CDS encoding SGNH/GDSL hydrolase family protein produces MKMIGIAIAVIIGLFIAVEVALRLLFGFGNPPVYIPDEKIGYLLAPNQKLRRFGNRFEINPYSMRSAAVTPTSDTPRVLLLGDSVANGGWWTDQAQIISAFMQQQLTERLPGNSPAIEVLNASANSWGPRNERAYLEKFGTFGAKAVVLLINTDDLFATQPSSIQVGRDRNYPDKKPPLAWVEVVSRYLLPAPTVPKLPEEKGDRVGFNLEAIHEIQQIVTENQGKFLLAITPLLRELGEPGPRDYELKARQRLQQFTQQHQIPYLDFLDPFNAVEEPASLYRDHIHLSPSGNELVTRQITEALAPMMSF; encoded by the coding sequence GTGAAAATGATAGGGATTGCGATCGCCGTAATTATCGGACTGTTCATCGCCGTAGAAGTGGCACTCAGACTGCTTTTTGGGTTTGGCAACCCTCCGGTGTACATCCCCGACGAGAAAATCGGGTATCTGTTGGCACCGAATCAGAAACTACGGCGCTTTGGCAATCGCTTCGAGATTAACCCATATTCCATGCGGAGTGCTGCCGTCACCCCAACATCAGACACCCCGCGAGTCTTATTGCTGGGAGACTCCGTTGCCAATGGCGGATGGTGGACGGATCAGGCGCAAATCATCTCCGCCTTCATGCAGCAACAACTCACGGAACGCCTCCCGGGGAATTCCCCTGCGATCGAAGTGCTCAACGCCTCCGCAAACTCCTGGGGACCCCGCAATGAACGCGCCTACCTGGAGAAATTTGGGACCTTTGGTGCCAAGGCAGTGGTGTTACTCATCAATACCGATGATTTGTTTGCAACCCAACCCAGTTCTATACAAGTCGGACGCGATCGCAACTATCCCGACAAAAAACCGCCCTTGGCATGGGTAGAGGTTGTGAGTCGATATCTGTTACCCGCGCCAACAGTGCCGAAGTTACCCGAGGAAAAAGGCGATCGGGTCGGATTTAACCTAGAAGCAATCCATGAAATTCAGCAAATCGTCACTGAGAATCAGGGTAAGTTCCTATTAGCAATTACCCCCTTATTACGCGAACTCGGAGAACCAGGACCGAGAGACTATGAACTCAAAGCGCGCCAACGCCTGCAACAATTTACCCAACAGCATCAAATCCCCTACCTAGATTTTTTAGACCCTTTTAATGCCGTAGAAGAACCCGCCAGTTTATATCGCGACCACATTCATCTTAGCCCAAGTGGCAATGAATTGGTCACGCGACAGATTACCGAGGCACTTGCGCCAATGATGTCATTTTAA
- a CDS encoding HepT-like ribonuclease domain-containing protein, translated as MERDLQSLLDMLQSAEIVMDYISGRSRPDLTTDLQLQDAIIRRLLMIGEAAKRVSEPTRNRLTTIPWSVINGMRNRLVHEYDAIDLDVVWDTAVKSLPRLIVELKKVIPSG; from the coding sequence ATGGAGCGGGATCTTCAATCTTTGCTTGATATGCTACAATCTGCCGAAATTGTCATGGACTATATTTCGGGGCGATCGCGGCCAGACTTAACCACTGATTTACAATTGCAAGATGCGATCATTCGCCGGTTGTTAATGATTGGTGAAGCCGCAAAACGGGTTTCGGAACCCACTCGTAACAGGTTAACTACAATTCCTTGGTCAGTCATTAACGGGATGAGAAATCGACTGGTCCATGAATATGACGCGATTGACCTTGATGTAGTGTGGGATACTGCCGTTAAGAGTTTACCCCGATTAATTGTAGAGCTAAAAAAAGTAATTCCTTCTGGATAA
- a CDS encoding nucleotidyltransferase family protein produces the protein MTQTAIALPREKIAEFCQKWNLIEFALFGSILRDDFNENSDIDVMVQFHSEAHPTLFDLAQMEEELKKLFHRDVDLVTRKGIETSRNYLRRQAILSSTQVIYGAGSSIFA, from the coding sequence ATGACCCAGACTGCGATCGCACTCCCGAGGGAAAAAATTGCTGAATTTTGCCAAAAGTGGAACCTGATAGAGTTTGCCTTATTCGGCTCGATTCTCCGGGATGATTTTAATGAAAATAGTGATATTGATGTCATGGTACAATTTCATTCCGAAGCTCATCCCACTCTGTTTGATTTAGCCCAGATGGAAGAGGAACTGAAAAAACTCTTTCACCGTGACGTTGATCTGGTGACTCGTAAGGGAATTGAAACCAGTCGGAACTATCTGCGTCGCCAAGCGATTCTCTCTTCTACACAGGTGATTTATGGAGCGGGATCTTCAATCTTTGCTTGA
- the dnaG gene encoding DNA primase produces the protein MNFPRIHPDTIEEVNQRADIVDIVSDRVVLKKQGKDLVGLCPFHDEGSPSFTVSPSKQMYYCFGCQAGGNGIKFLMEIGKQSFSEVVLDLARRYQVPVQTIEPEQREELQRQLSLREELYEIMAIAVRFYEHALHQPQGSDALNYLKVDRQLSLETIQQFQLGYAPAGWESLYSYLVEEKRFSVQLVEEAGLIKARNTGGGYYDRFRDRLMIPIHDTQGRAIAFGGRTLSDEQPKYLNSPETPLFDKGKTLYALDKAKSPIAKADKAVVVEGYFDAIALHAAGISNAVASLGTALSLDAVKQLLRYTDSKQVILNFDADAAGTTAAERAIGEIAELAYKGQVQLRIINIPDGKDADDFLKSTGSPEPYRQLMDTAPLWLDWQMQQLLQGNDLNQSDAYQRIAKQMVNLLTKIQNTDTRMYYVNRCAEILSQGNGTLVALRAQDLIKKLNRIRRKESKSEQEKQQDQVPVSADRGLLQNAESVLLRLYLHCPEHRGAIAEELDARDLDFSLSHHRFLWQQIIQVEYQDKTGDLLSQVQERFLQNNQDLKPVSELFHLDEKSQRDLFNPPLMIQGAIACIERVLCDKRCRQALQLWKETDLTKEPDRARYYQEQISEEKKRIEELDKHRQVSLIDWLQMY, from the coding sequence ATGAACTTTCCTCGCATCCATCCTGACACGATTGAAGAAGTCAACCAACGTGCTGATATCGTGGATATCGTCTCCGATCGCGTTGTGCTCAAAAAACAGGGTAAAGATTTGGTGGGATTGTGTCCCTTTCATGATGAAGGGTCGCCCAGTTTTACCGTGAGTCCCAGTAAGCAGATGTATTACTGTTTTGGATGTCAGGCGGGGGGAAATGGGATTAAGTTTTTGATGGAAATCGGCAAACAGTCGTTTTCTGAGGTAGTGTTGGATCTGGCGCGACGGTATCAAGTGCCGGTGCAGACGATTGAACCGGAACAGCGGGAAGAGTTACAGCGGCAGCTTTCTCTGAGGGAAGAACTTTATGAAATTATGGCGATCGCCGTCCGGTTTTATGAACACGCTTTACATCAACCCCAAGGCAGTGATGCGCTGAATTATCTGAAAGTTGACCGGCAATTGAGTCTGGAAACGATTCAACAGTTTCAATTGGGTTATGCACCAGCAGGATGGGAAAGTCTTTATAGTTATTTGGTGGAAGAAAAACGGTTTTCGGTGCAGTTGGTGGAAGAGGCGGGGTTGATTAAGGCGCGAAATACTGGGGGAGGGTATTACGATCGCTTTCGCGATCGCCTGATGATTCCGATTCATGATACTCAGGGTCGGGCGATTGCTTTTGGGGGGAGAACCCTCAGCGATGAACAACCGAAATATCTCAATTCTCCGGAAACGCCGTTATTTGATAAAGGCAAAACTTTGTATGCTTTGGATAAGGCGAAATCACCCATTGCTAAGGCAGATAAAGCGGTAGTGGTGGAGGGATATTTTGATGCGATCGCCCTTCATGCGGCGGGAATTTCTAATGCGGTTGCTTCTTTGGGAACGGCATTGAGTTTAGATGCGGTTAAGCAATTATTGCGTTATACCGACTCTAAACAAGTGATTCTGAATTTTGATGCAGATGCCGCAGGGACGACGGCAGCGGAACGAGCGATCGGTGAAATTGCCGAATTAGCTTATAAGGGACAAGTCCAACTGAGAATTATCAATATTCCTGATGGTAAAGATGCGGATGATTTTCTCAAATCTACTGGCAGTCCCGAACCCTATCGGCAATTGATGGATACTGCGCCGTTATGGTTAGATTGGCAGATGCAACAATTGTTACAGGGAAATGATTTAAACCAATCCGATGCTTATCAACGGATTGCCAAGCAAATGGTGAATTTGCTCACCAAGATTCAGAATACCGATACCCGGATGTATTATGTGAATCGCTGTGCGGAAATTCTCAGTCAGGGAAATGGAACTTTAGTTGCTTTACGCGCCCAAGATTTAATTAAAAAACTCAATCGAATCCGGCGCAAAGAAAGTAAGAGTGAGCAGGAGAAGCAACAGGATCAGGTTCCAGTTTCTGCCGATCGCGGGTTGTTACAAAATGCGGAATCGGTGTTATTGCGGTTGTATTTGCATTGTCCGGAACATCGCGGGGCGATCGCCGAGGAGTTGGATGCGCGAGATTTAGATTTTAGTCTCTCCCACCATCGGTTTTTGTGGCAGCAAATTATCCAGGTTGAATATCAAGATAAAACTGGGGATTTACTGTCGCAAGTGCAAGAGCGTTTTTTACAGAATAATCAGGATTTAAAACCTGTTTCTGAGTTGTTTCATTTGGATGAAAAGTCTCAGCGAGATTTATTCAATCCACCGCTGATGATTCAAGGGGCGATCGCTTGTATTGAACGAGTCCTTTGTGACAAGCGCTGTCGTCAAGCGTTACAACTTTGGAAAGA